One window of the Capnocytophaga haemolytica genome contains the following:
- a CDS encoding glycosyltransferase, which yields MNFSIIIPAYNEEESIGKTLESLLNQTLKPHQIIVVDDGSSDKTAEIVAEIAKSHPNLQLIEKKEKGEHLPGGKVVRTFNVGLPFLSESTEIICKFDADLIFPENYLAVLDAHYRTDPALGMCGGFCYVERDGQWVIENLTNADHLRGAVKSYRKKCFEDIGGLKLAMGWDTADELLSRYHGWRVKTDASLCVKHLRPTGAGYGQRAKYLQGSVFYRLRYGWVLSLLASAKLALKKKSIRQFGNYLKGYWKAKREKQPYLLTEEEGKWVRQYRWKGIFSRFLGK from the coding sequence ATGAATTTCTCCATCATCATACCAGCTTACAATGAGGAAGAAAGCATTGGCAAAACGCTCGAGTCGCTCCTCAATCAGACCCTAAAACCACATCAAATCATCGTGGTGGACGACGGATCGAGTGACAAAACTGCTGAAATTGTAGCTGAAATCGCCAAATCGCATCCAAATTTACAACTTATTGAGAAAAAAGAGAAGGGTGAGCATCTCCCTGGGGGAAAAGTGGTACGTACTTTCAACGTTGGACTTCCTTTTTTGAGTGAATCAACGGAGATTATCTGCAAATTTGATGCGGATTTGATATTCCCTGAGAACTATCTCGCCGTTTTGGATGCACATTACCGCACCGACCCTGCGCTGGGGATGTGTGGAGGCTTTTGCTACGTAGAACGCGATGGGCAGTGGGTGATTGAGAACCTCACCAACGCTGATCATCTGCGCGGGGCGGTAAAATCGTATCGGAAAAAGTGTTTTGAGGATATCGGGGGGCTGAAATTGGCAATGGGCTGGGATACTGCCGATGAGCTGCTGTCAAGATACCACGGATGGCGCGTAAAAACGGATGCCAGCCTCTGCGTAAAGCACCTCCGCCCGACTGGTGCAGGCTACGGACAGCGCGCTAAGTATCTGCAAGGGAGCGTTTTCTATCGTCTGCGCTACGGATGGGTACTGAGCTTGCTTGCCTCGGCGAAGTTGGCATTAAAAAAGAAGAGCATTCGTCAGTTTGGCAATTACCTCAAAGGATATTGGAAGGCAAAACGCGAAAAGCAACCTTATTTATTGACAGAAGAAGAAGGAAAATGGGTGCGCCAATACCGATGGAAGGGAATTTTTAGTAGGTTTTTAGGAAAATAG
- a CDS encoding DUF349 domain-containing protein: MLDEKNDLSVEVQEEDNTLSYEAMSLEDLTKALKKLLETDRIQAIRGEVNAIRKEFDAKYEMLVEEKREEYLADGGEDYDFKYESPIHKEFYALLKEYRERFSELHKEMEKQHKENLTQRREIIEELKNLINVEENIGTTFKQFKELQERWRNAGPVSKADYEDLWNNYHHHVERFYDYIHLSKDLRDIDFKRNLEEKEKLIARAEELLSDEVDGLKAARELQQLHRTWKEELGPVDKEHRESIWERFTQLSKQIRDKQQEYLKNLDKIFEENLAKKKSIIEKMNALAAKEPTTHNGWKQLSKEMQTLRESYFNAGRVPEKEADTVWTNFKAAFRIFDKKKNHFYKASKKEQQENLVKKLALVEIAKANQDSTDWEVTTELMKKIQREWKEIGAVPIKNSEKIWKEFKKACDNYFNHYGEAVKANKDREFSSLDRKKELLDELKAYQLGSDKDKNIADLQEYARRWDELGRTPHSKKSIDIKFHKIIDGLFKKLDFDKQEIEIMKYNNKLERLINDDNENSLNNEVIYVKRRIEEIKSEVLQLENNLSFFGKIDEKNPLIKEVLKNINNQKENLLTWENKLRELKNLQKSQQAEENTAAEEEKV, from the coding sequence ATGCTAGACGAGAAAAATGACTTATCAGTAGAAGTGCAAGAAGAGGATAATACATTGTCATACGAGGCAATGAGTTTAGAGGATTTAACCAAAGCACTTAAAAAATTACTTGAAACAGATAGGATTCAAGCCATAAGAGGCGAGGTGAATGCTATCAGGAAGGAATTTGATGCCAAATATGAAATGCTCGTAGAAGAAAAACGAGAAGAATATCTGGCTGATGGTGGTGAAGACTATGATTTTAAGTACGAAAGCCCTATCCATAAGGAATTTTATGCCCTTTTAAAAGAATATCGCGAGAGATTTAGTGAGCTTCACAAAGAAATGGAGAAGCAACATAAAGAAAACCTCACACAACGCCGTGAAATAATTGAGGAACTGAAAAACCTCATCAATGTTGAAGAGAATATAGGCACTACCTTCAAACAATTTAAGGAGTTACAGGAGCGCTGGCGCAATGCAGGACCTGTTTCCAAAGCAGATTACGAAGATCTGTGGAACAACTACCATCATCACGTTGAGAGATTTTACGACTATATCCACCTGAGCAAAGATTTGCGTGATATTGACTTCAAACGCAACTTAGAGGAGAAAGAAAAGCTCATTGCAAGGGCTGAAGAGCTGCTCAGTGATGAGGTTGATGGACTGAAAGCTGCCCGAGAGTTGCAACAACTCCACCGTACGTGGAAGGAAGAGCTCGGACCTGTTGACAAAGAGCATCGTGAGAGTATCTGGGAGCGATTTACGCAACTCAGCAAGCAAATTAGAGATAAACAACAAGAGTATTTAAAGAACTTAGACAAAATTTTCGAGGAAAACTTAGCCAAGAAAAAGTCCATTATTGAAAAAATGAATGCTCTTGCTGCCAAAGAGCCTACCACTCACAACGGTTGGAAGCAACTTTCCAAAGAAATGCAAACCCTGCGCGAAAGTTACTTCAATGCAGGACGTGTTCCTGAGAAGGAAGCCGACACCGTGTGGACAAACTTTAAAGCTGCTTTCCGCATCTTCGATAAAAAGAAAAATCATTTTTATAAAGCAAGCAAGAAGGAGCAACAAGAGAACTTAGTTAAGAAGTTAGCCCTCGTGGAGATCGCAAAAGCAAACCAAGATAGCACCGACTGGGAAGTAACCACCGAATTGATGAAGAAAATCCAGAGGGAATGGAAGGAAATCGGGGCAGTACCTATTAAAAATAGTGAGAAAATCTGGAAAGAGTTCAAAAAAGCGTGCGATAATTACTTCAATCACTATGGAGAAGCGGTAAAAGCCAACAAAGATAGGGAGTTCTCATCACTAGATAGGAAAAAAGAACTCTTAGATGAGCTAAAAGCCTACCAGTTAGGCTCAGATAAGGATAAAAATATCGCCGACTTGCAAGAGTACGCCCGAAGATGGGACGAACTGGGGAGAACGCCACATTCAAAGAAGTCAATTGACATCAAATTCCATAAAATTATCGACGGGCTCTTCAAAAAACTTGATTTCGACAAGCAGGAGATCGAGATAATGAAATACAACAACAAACTCGAGCGCCTGATCAACGATGATAACGAGAATTCCCTCAACAACGAAGTAATATACGTAAAACGCCGCATTGAGGAAATCAAATCAGAAGTTTTGCAGCTGGAGAACAACTTATCGTTCTTTGGAAAGATCGACGAGAAGAATCCACTGATAAAAGAGGTTCTGAAAAACATCAACAACCAAAAAGAGAACCTATTGACGTGGGAAAACAAGCTGCGCGAACTCAAAAACTTACAAAAATCACAACAAGCTGAGGAAAACACAGCAGCAGAGGAAGAAAAAGTTTAA
- a CDS encoding ABC transporter ATP-binding protein has product MSLLEIKDIKRDFKLGNEILHVLKGINLSIEKGEYVALMGPSGSGKSTLMNILGCLDTPTSGQYILNGKDVSKMSDSELADIRNREIGFVFQTFNLMPRTTALDNVALPMVYAGVNKEKRRERAREVLQMVGLEDRMLHKPNELSGGQRQRVAVARALVNHPSIILADEPTGNLDSKTSYEIMNLFDSIYNAGNTVILVTHEEDIAHYAKRIIRLKDGMIESDDSKKESQM; this is encoded by the coding sequence ATGAGTCTATTAGAAATCAAAGATATCAAGCGCGACTTCAAGTTGGGCAATGAAATACTCCACGTTTTGAAGGGTATCAACCTGAGCATCGAAAAAGGAGAGTACGTCGCCCTGATGGGACCCTCAGGATCGGGAAAATCAACCCTGATGAACATCCTCGGCTGCCTCGACACGCCAACTTCGGGGCAATATATCCTCAACGGCAAGGATGTGAGCAAAATGTCGGATTCAGAATTGGCAGACATCCGCAACCGCGAGATAGGTTTCGTCTTCCAAACCTTCAACCTGATGCCGCGCACCACAGCGCTGGACAACGTTGCCCTGCCGATGGTGTATGCGGGGGTAAACAAGGAAAAACGCCGCGAGCGCGCCCGCGAGGTGCTGCAGATGGTGGGCTTGGAGGACCGTATGCTGCACAAACCAAACGAACTCTCGGGCGGACAAAGGCAAAGGGTGGCTGTGGCACGTGCGTTGGTGAACCATCCGTCGATTATCCTCGCCGATGAGCCTACGGGCAACCTCGATTCGAAGACTTCGTACGAGATTATGAATCTTTTTGACTCCATCTACAACGCTGGCAACACCGTGATCCTCGTAACGCACGAGGAAGATATCGCCCACTACGCCAAGCGCATTATCCGCTTGAAGGACGGGATGATTGAAAGCGACGACAGCAAAAAAGAAAGTCAGATGTAG
- a CDS encoding cysteine desulfurase family protein: MSLRQVYFDNAATTPVLPEVITRMSEVLSKQFGNPSSTHAFGRSAKSVIELCRKNIAKRLNVHPSEIIFTSGGTEADNLILRGCVRDLGVRVIITSPIEHHAVLHTVEALAKEYTIEIRYVKLSETGAVDLQDLRNLLLEYPEEKVLVSLMHVNNEVGNILSIKRVGRICKQYGAYFHSDTVQTIGHYPLDLEEIQVDFITASAHKFHGPKGVGFAYIRRGNALHSSLYGGEQEKGLRAGTESVHDIAGMEVAFNQAYEKLNERTAYLQDLKVYFIAQIKVHFPEAIFNGRCTDMQRSSYCIINVGFPSLKDKNDTLLFLLDMKGVACSKGSACQSGSVQTSHVLKTILPEEQLKYPSLRFSLSTFNTQEEVDFTIKMLKEIELS, from the coding sequence ATGAGTTTAAGGCAAGTATATTTTGACAATGCAGCCACGACCCCTGTACTACCAGAGGTGATAACTCGGATGTCGGAAGTGCTCAGTAAGCAGTTTGGCAATCCGTCGTCAACACACGCTTTCGGGCGCAGCGCCAAGTCAGTGATAGAACTTTGCCGTAAGAATATCGCTAAGAGGCTGAATGTACACCCTTCGGAAATCATTTTCACCTCTGGAGGAACAGAAGCTGATAATCTGATACTCAGGGGATGTGTGCGCGATTTGGGCGTACGAGTGATCATCACCTCCCCTATTGAGCATCACGCTGTGCTTCATACAGTGGAAGCATTGGCTAAGGAGTACACAATAGAGATACGCTATGTAAAGCTATCTGAGACAGGTGCGGTTGATCTTCAAGACTTGCGAAACTTGCTATTAGAATATCCTGAGGAGAAAGTATTAGTAAGCCTGATGCATGTAAATAATGAAGTGGGCAACATCCTATCTATCAAGCGTGTCGGGCGTATATGCAAGCAATACGGTGCTTATTTTCACTCTGATACTGTACAGACCATTGGGCACTATCCGTTGGATTTAGAAGAGATACAAGTGGACTTCATCACAGCCTCAGCCCATAAATTCCACGGACCGAAAGGGGTAGGATTTGCTTACATTAGAAGAGGAAATGCACTACACAGTTCGCTCTACGGAGGAGAACAAGAGAAAGGATTAAGAGCTGGCACTGAGTCAGTTCACGATATTGCAGGAATGGAAGTGGCTTTTAATCAAGCTTATGAGAAACTCAATGAACGCACAGCTTATTTGCAGGATCTGAAAGTGTATTTTATAGCCCAAATCAAGGTGCATTTCCCCGAGGCAATCTTTAACGGGCGTTGTACAGATATGCAGCGAAGTTCGTACTGTATTATCAATGTGGGATTTCCTTCTCTAAAAGATAAGAATGACACTTTATTATTTCTTCTGGATATGAAAGGAGTAGCCTGCTCAAAAGGAAGTGCGTGCCAGAGTGGTAGCGTACAAACTTCACACGTACTAAAAACCATTCTACCTGAGGAACAGCTAAAATACCCTTCTTTGCGCTTTTCCTTGTCAACTTTCAACACTCAGGAAGAGGTAGATTTCACCATAAAAATGCTTAAGGAAATAGAGCTTTCATAA
- a CDS encoding SLC13 family permease: protein MTLHTYLTLGILLVSALFFMSGKVRSDLVAMCSLVLLVLLGILTPEEALSGFSNNVIVMMIGLFIVGGAIFQTGLAKMISSRILRLAGNSETRLFVLLMLVTSFIGAFVSNTGTVALMMPIVVSIAMGANMSSSRLLMPMAFASSIGGMMTLIGTPPNLVIDGELIKAGYQKLTFFSFTPVGLVCLVVGLLVLLPASKYFLSKKDSGNSTDGSKGKSLHDLVGEYQLSSNLYRVLIEKNSPFISKTLREINISQQYHLSILEIRRKSTSNNPFFKTINQEVVNADTVIYEGDILYLRGAFEDVERMVAEQHLSLLNTHQAEEKEENGLSFHDIGIAEVLIMPASKLVNTPIKESKLREHYGLNILGIQRKDSYILQNLKDEKTFAGDILLVQGRWESISKLGDERSQLVVLGQPLAEASKVTLTHKAPIAAVIMVAMVVAMMFDFIPIAPVTAVLIASLLMVLTGALRNVEAAYKTINWESVILIAGMLPMAVALDKTGVSGLVANTLVTNLGDKSPYILLAGVYFTTSLMTMFISNTATAVLLAPIAMKAAQTLGLQPHAFLFAVSVAASMCFASPFSTPPNALVMSAGRYTFMDYVKVGLPLQIILGLVMIFVLPMLFPF from the coding sequence ATGACGTTACATACTTACCTTACCCTCGGAATACTACTCGTCTCTGCCCTATTTTTTATGAGCGGAAAAGTGCGTTCGGACTTAGTGGCAATGTGTTCGCTCGTGCTCTTAGTTCTTTTAGGCATACTCACGCCTGAGGAAGCACTATCGGGATTTTCCAACAACGTCATCGTGATGATGATAGGGCTGTTCATAGTCGGCGGGGCGATCTTCCAAACGGGATTGGCGAAGATGATCAGTAGCCGTATCCTGAGGCTTGCAGGCAATAGCGAAACGCGGCTTTTTGTGCTGCTAATGCTCGTTACTTCCTTCATAGGCGCCTTTGTGAGCAACACGGGCACAGTGGCACTGATGATGCCCATAGTGGTTAGCATCGCAATGGGGGCTAATATGAGCAGTAGCCGTCTTCTGATGCCGATGGCTTTTGCCAGCAGTATCGGTGGGATGATGACGCTCATCGGTACGCCGCCCAACTTGGTGATCGATGGAGAATTGATAAAGGCGGGCTACCAAAAACTCACCTTCTTCTCCTTTACGCCCGTAGGCTTGGTATGTTTGGTAGTGGGATTGTTAGTTCTTTTGCCCGCCAGCAAGTATTTTTTATCGAAGAAAGACAGTGGCAACTCCACTGACGGTAGCAAAGGCAAGAGTCTGCACGATTTAGTAGGGGAATATCAGCTTTCGAGCAATCTTTACCGCGTACTTATAGAAAAAAACTCGCCTTTTATATCCAAAACCCTACGAGAAATCAACATATCGCAGCAATATCACCTCAGTATCCTCGAGATTAGGCGTAAATCCACCTCTAATAACCCCTTCTTTAAGACAATTAACCAAGAGGTTGTCAATGCCGACACGGTGATTTATGAAGGCGACATCCTCTACCTCCGCGGGGCATTCGAGGACGTAGAGCGGATGGTAGCCGAGCAGCATTTAAGTCTGCTCAATACCCATCAGGCAGAGGAAAAAGAGGAAAATGGACTGAGTTTTCACGATATAGGCATTGCTGAGGTGCTAATTATGCCCGCCTCGAAACTCGTGAACACGCCCATCAAGGAAAGTAAGCTGCGTGAGCACTACGGATTGAACATCCTCGGCATTCAGCGCAAGGATAGCTATATTTTGCAGAACCTTAAGGACGAAAAAACCTTCGCCGGCGATATTCTTTTGGTGCAAGGGCGATGGGAATCGATCAGCAAGCTCGGTGATGAACGCAGTCAGCTCGTGGTGTTGGGGCAACCGCTGGCAGAAGCCTCGAAGGTTACCCTCACGCACAAGGCACCGATAGCCGCAGTGATAATGGTGGCAATGGTAGTGGCGATGATGTTTGATTTCATACCGATAGCCCCTGTAACAGCAGTGCTCATCGCCTCACTGCTAATGGTGCTCACCGGCGCATTGCGCAACGTGGAGGCAGCTTATAAGACCATCAATTGGGAAAGCGTGATACTCATCGCCGGAATGCTGCCGATGGCTGTAGCTTTGGACAAGACGGGCGTTTCAGGCTTGGTAGCCAATACTTTAGTAACGAATCTGGGCGATAAAAGTCCGTACATCTTGCTGGCAGGGGTGTACTTCACCACCTCACTGATGACGATGTTTATCAGCAACACGGCAACGGCAGTGCTTTTGGCGCCCATCGCTATGAAAGCCGCCCAAACCTTAGGATTACAGCCGCACGCCTTTCTTTTTGCTGTGTCAGTGGCAGCGAGTATGTGCTTCGCCTCACCTTTTTCAACCCCACCGAACGCACTGGTGATGTCGGCGGGGCGTTACACCTTTATGGACTACGTAAAAGTGGGCTTACCGTTGCAAATCATCTTAGGCTTGGTGATGATATTCGTGTTACCGATGCTTTTTCCGTTTTAG
- a CDS encoding phosphoribosyltransferase family protein, giving the protein MTQILNHTDITNKIRRIAYQIYETHIDEQTLILAGIDGNGYIFATLLAEQLRGISPLEVQLCKVSINKREPLAGSSASLPTEAYRDKAVVLVDDVLESGRTLMYGAKHFLEVPLRSLTTAVLVNRNHKQYPIKADFKGISLSTSLQEHITVEFDEGDYKAFLS; this is encoded by the coding sequence ATGACACAGATATTAAACCATACGGATATTACCAATAAGATTAGGCGTATTGCCTACCAGATTTACGAGACGCATATTGATGAGCAAACTCTTATCCTTGCAGGGATTGATGGCAATGGGTATATTTTTGCCACTTTGCTTGCCGAGCAGCTCAGGGGGATATCGCCCTTAGAAGTCCAGTTGTGCAAGGTCTCCATAAACAAGCGAGAGCCTTTGGCAGGCAGCAGCGCTTCATTGCCCACAGAGGCGTATCGCGACAAGGCAGTGGTGCTAGTGGACGACGTGCTCGAGTCAGGCCGCACGCTGATGTATGGGGCTAAGCATTTCCTTGAAGTGCCGCTCAGGAGCCTTACCACAGCCGTGCTGGTGAACCGCAACCACAAGCAGTACCCTATCAAGGCGGACTTTAAGGGCATCTCGCTCTCTACCTCCCTGCAAGAGCATATCACTGTGGAGTTTGACGAGGGAGACTATAAAGCATTTTTGAGTTAA
- a CDS encoding DUF6722 family protein — protein MREKISEFLLDVSKYVFTASIVAPLFIGEEQRTTFCTVGFSVSIIGLLLGLSLIKRKKVNTNNNQNRKNNRGGRNRNNRNKKGQAKEPEKELGLSRFIKE, from the coding sequence ATGAGAGAGAAAATTTCAGAGTTTTTATTAGACGTATCGAAATACGTATTTACAGCAAGCATTGTAGCTCCTCTTTTCATAGGAGAAGAACAAAGAACAACCTTTTGCACAGTTGGGTTCTCGGTGTCTATCATCGGTTTGTTATTGGGGCTATCGTTAATTAAACGCAAAAAGGTAAATACCAATAATAACCAGAACCGCAAGAATAACAGAGGCGGGCGAAATCGCAACAACAGAAATAAAAAAGGACAAGCCAAAGAGCCTGAAAAAGAACTGGGGCTCAGTAGGTTCATCAAAGAATGA
- a CDS encoding NAD(P)H-binding protein, which yields MTAVIIGATGAVGKDLLQLLLNDDTFTEVRALVRKPLSLQHPKLQEHIVNFSEPQQWSPLVVADVAFSCLGTTLKQAGSKERQRQIDVQYNLDFAKAAAANGVKTFMLVSSVGANSHSSNFYLQIKGELEDAVKNLAFSSMNIFQPSVLKRKDSDRVGEKLSISVLNFFNTIGLFRRYQPLSTERLAEAMLTTAKAAQQGVNTFTGNEIHKI from the coding sequence ATGACAGCAGTAATCATAGGTGCCACAGGAGCCGTAGGTAAGGATTTACTACAATTATTACTAAATGACGACACCTTCACCGAGGTGCGCGCATTGGTGCGAAAACCGCTCTCCTTGCAACACCCCAAGTTGCAAGAACACATCGTCAATTTCAGCGAGCCCCAGCAGTGGAGCCCATTAGTAGTCGCTGATGTAGCCTTTTCCTGCTTAGGCACCACTCTCAAGCAAGCGGGCAGCAAAGAACGTCAGCGCCAGATCGACGTGCAATATAACCTCGATTTTGCCAAAGCAGCTGCTGCTAACGGGGTGAAAACCTTTATGCTCGTCTCCTCAGTTGGGGCGAATAGCCATTCGAGCAACTTCTATCTCCAAATAAAAGGTGAACTGGAGGATGCCGTTAAAAACTTAGCTTTCAGCAGTATGAATATCTTTCAGCCCTCAGTGCTCAAGCGGAAAGACTCTGATAGGGTGGGGGAGAAGCTATCCATTTCAGTACTCAATTTCTTTAACACTATCGGTCTTTTTCGCCGATACCAACCGCTCTCTACCGAGCGCTTAGCCGAGGCGATGCTCACTACTGCTAAAGCCGCCCAACAAGGGGTCAACACATTCACAGGTAACGAAATACACAAGATATGA
- a CDS encoding non-canonical purine NTP diphosphatase: MKLVFATHNQHKLKEIQALLPKNIQLLSLTDIGCEEDIPETAPTIEGNAILKAKYVAERYGYDVFADDTGLEVDALNGAPGVFSARYAGQQKSDTDNLALLLSNMKGVQNRKAQFRTVIALSLDGALHTFEGIARGSITEAPIGGNGFGYDPAFLPEGYTQTFAQISADEKNRISHRGKTFEQLLRFLKERARNAS; encoded by the coding sequence ATGAAACTCGTATTTGCAACCCATAATCAACATAAATTAAAGGAAATACAAGCCTTACTGCCTAAAAATATACAACTTTTAAGCCTTACCGACATCGGTTGTGAGGAGGACATCCCCGAGACGGCGCCAACCATCGAAGGGAACGCCATCCTGAAGGCAAAATACGTCGCTGAGAGATACGGATACGACGTTTTTGCTGACGACACAGGCTTAGAGGTCGATGCCCTCAACGGTGCGCCTGGGGTTTTCTCCGCTCGCTATGCGGGGCAGCAAAAAAGCGACACCGACAACCTCGCCCTGCTGCTGAGCAATATGAAAGGCGTGCAAAATCGCAAGGCACAGTTCCGAACGGTGATAGCCCTTAGCTTGGACGGCGCCCTCCACACCTTCGAAGGGATAGCCCGTGGCAGCATCACCGAGGCGCCCATCGGAGGGAACGGTTTTGGCTACGACCCTGCCTTCCTCCCCGAGGGATACACCCAAACTTTTGCCCAAATTTCAGCTGATGAGAAGAACAGAATCAGCCATCGGGGCAAGACTTTCGAGCAGCTACTCAGGTTCTTAAAAGAAAGAGCCCGCAATGCCTCCTAA
- the queA gene encoding tRNA preQ1(34) S-adenosylmethionine ribosyltransferase-isomerase QueA: MKLSNFNFDLPKELLAEYPSENRDEARLMVLHRKTGEIEHKLFKDVINYFDDGDVFVINNTKVFPARLFGNKEKTKARIEVFLLRELSAEQRLWDVLVDPARKIRIGNKLYFGKDARLVAEVIDNTTSRGRTLRFLYDGTYEEFRQYLKELGQTPLPKYISRPVEPEDEERYQTIYAKYEGAVAAPTAGLHFSKHLMKRLEIKGISFAEITLHVGLGTFSPVEVEDLSKHKMDSEEIIIPEDQTLIINKAKESGKRVCAVGTTVMRALESSVAPNGNVNPYNGWTNKFIFPPYDFSVANAMITNFHTPKSTLLMMVSAFGGHELVMRAYHEAVAEKYKFYSYGDAMLIL, from the coding sequence ATGAAACTTTCGAATTTTAATTTTGATCTTCCTAAGGAATTATTAGCGGAGTATCCGAGTGAGAACCGCGACGAGGCTCGCCTGATGGTGCTCCATCGCAAGACGGGCGAGATTGAACACAAGTTGTTCAAAGATGTGATTAACTACTTTGACGATGGTGATGTGTTCGTGATTAATAATACTAAGGTGTTCCCTGCGCGTTTGTTTGGCAATAAGGAGAAGACGAAGGCGCGTATTGAGGTGTTTCTGCTGCGCGAGCTAAGTGCTGAGCAACGCCTATGGGATGTGCTTGTAGACCCTGCGCGCAAGATCCGCATCGGGAATAAGCTCTATTTTGGCAAGGATGCGCGCTTGGTGGCTGAGGTGATTGACAATACTACTTCGCGTGGGCGTACGCTTCGTTTTTTGTACGATGGCACCTATGAGGAGTTTCGCCAGTATCTCAAAGAGCTTGGGCAAACGCCGCTGCCAAAGTATATTTCGCGCCCTGTGGAGCCTGAGGATGAGGAGCGTTATCAAACGATTTACGCTAAATACGAGGGTGCTGTAGCTGCACCAACGGCAGGGTTACACTTCTCTAAACATCTGATGAAGCGCTTGGAGATCAAGGGGATATCCTTTGCAGAGATTACTTTGCACGTGGGGCTGGGGACGTTCAGCCCGGTAGAGGTGGAGGATCTCTCTAAGCACAAGATGGATAGTGAGGAGATTATCATTCCAGAGGATCAGACACTTATCATCAATAAGGCTAAGGAAAGTGGCAAGCGTGTATGCGCTGTGGGCACTACGGTGATGCGTGCGCTGGAAAGCTCGGTGGCACCTAACGGCAATGTGAATCCGTACAATGGCTGGACGAATAAGTTTATCTTCCCGCCTTACGATTTTAGTGTTGCCAATGCGATGATTACGAACTTCCACACGCCGAAATCGACCTTGCTGATGATGGTTTCGGCTTTTGGCGGGCACGAATTGGTGATGCGTGCTTATCACGAGGCTGTTGCTGAGAAGTACAAATTCTACTCGTACGGCGACGCAATGCTCATTCTATAA